DNA from Paenibacillus sp. JQZ6Y-1:
GCGCTTTGCAGACTTTTTCCTTTATTGGTCAGGCAGAAATCAATAATAGTCGTTGTTCCGCCGAATGCAGCAGCCTTTGTACCCGATTCAAAATCATCCACAGTCGTCGTCCCGCCAAACGGCATATCTAGATGGGTATGCGGATCAATGCCACCGGGGAAAATGTAACAGCCGGAAGCGTCGATAATCTCGGCGTCCGGCGCATCCAGCTGTACAGCAATCGTAGTAATGATTCCATGTTCGATCATCAGATCGGCAGTATACGTTTCGGCTGCGGTGACAATGGTACCGTTTTTAATGATTTTTTTCATCACATAACCTCCACGGTGTGAGAATCATTGAGTGAGGCAATCGTGCGTTGACGTTCATTCCATGTCATCGGCGGCAATCCGCTATCGACGGCTACCATGTCGATTGCATCATCGACTGGACAGACGATAGAGCAGAGATTACAGCCAACGCAGTCCTCCTCGCGTACCTGTACGATGCTTTTGCCCTCGGCATTGGTGAGCATATCAATACATTGATGCGAAGAGTCCTCGCAGGCGATATGGCATTTGTTGCAATTGATGCAGTTATCTTGATTGATGCGGGCAACCACCTGATAGTTGAGGTTCAGATCGCCCCAGTTGGAATATTTCTGCACCGAGCGTCCAACCAGCTCAGATACCGATGCCAATCCTTTTTCATCCAAATAATTGCTTAATCCGTCGATCATATCCTCGACAATGCGGAAGCCGTGGTGCATGGCGGCGGTACATACTTGAATACCGGTAGAACCCATCAGCATAAATTCAACTACATCCTGCCACGTACCGATACCGCCGATACCGGAGATAGGTACATTAATCTCGGGGTTACGCGCACATTCGGCAACCATATTCAGCGCAATTGGCTTCACTGCCGGACCGCAGTAACCGCCGTGTGCTCCCTGACCACCTACATGCGGAATCGTATTCCACGTATGAATATCGACACCAGCCAGACTGTTGATCGTATTGATCATACTGATTGCGTCAGCACCACCACGAACCGCATGACGGGCGACGACTGTAATATCTGTGATATTAGGCGTGAGCTTCACGATTACTGGCGTAGTGGCGACTTCTTTCGCCCAGTAGGTCTGCTTTTCAACCAGATCGGGCTGCTGACCAGATGCCGCCCCCATCCCACGCTCTGCCATTCCGTGTGGACAGCCGAAGTTCAGCTCCAGCCCGTCTACACCGACATCCTCCACACGCTTGACGATCTCATGCCATTTCTCCTGATTCGGCTCCACCATTAGCGAAGCGATAATCGCATGATTGGGGAACCGCTTTTTCGTTTCGTAGATTTCCTTCAAATTCACATCCAGCGGACGGTCGGTAATCAGCTCAATATTGTTAAAGCCAGCCACCCGTTGACCATTAAAGCTAACAGCAGCAAAGCGAGAGGAGGTGTTGATAATCGGATCACCTAGCGTTTTCCAAACGGCACCACCCCAACCAGCTTCAAAGGCACGCTGCACCTGATAGCCTGTATTGGTCGGCGGCGCTGAAGCGAGCCAGAACGGATTCGGCGAACGGATACCTGCAAGATCAATACTCAAATCTGCCATAATCAAATTCCTCCAGTCATGTATAAGCCATTCCATACGGTCCTTATTGCTTACAAAGATTACACAGCCGAGCCGATCACATGATCCTGCTGAGGCAATAGCTGGCGAACGATCGCATGGGCGGCATCCTTGCCTTGCTGGGCAGCGGATACGACCATTGCCTCACCTCGTCCAGCTCCAAAAATAATATCGCCCGCAGCATATACTTTCGGATTGGATGTTTGGTATGTTACATCGTCTACCTCCACCACACCCCATGTATGATGAAGCCCGAATTGTTCAATCAGTCCCTTTTGACGTTCCTGACCGATGGCTGTTACAACCGCATCGACTGGTAATAGAAACTCCGAACCCGCCACTGGCATTGGAACGAGTCGTCCATCTTTGCCGGTTTCGCCAGTTAACGTCATCTGCACACATTCCAGATGCGTTACTTTCCCACTCTCATCACCAACAATACGCTTCGGCAAGGTCAGCCAGCGGAACTCCACGCCTTCTTGCTTGGCAAACTCGTATTCAAAATCATATGCCGTCATTTCCTCGCGGGTGCGGCGATAGATCATTTTTACATTGGCGGCGCCGAGACGAACCGAGCAGGTAGCGGCATCAATCGCCGTATTCCCTGCACCGATCACAGCGACCTGCTGCCCGATCAGATTGACGGAAGGCAATCCCGTTTTGGTCTGCTCCACCAGCTTGATTGCATCGTATACGCCATCTAGCTGTTCCCCTTCGATGCCGATCGGCGGTACATAGCCCATACCGGCAGCGAGTACGACCGCATCGTATTGTTCCAGCAATTCATCGGCGCTAATATCGGTACCGACACGCATGCCTGTTTTGATCTCCACACCGAGCTTTTGCACCTGCTCCACTTCCCACAATGAAATGGATTGTGGCAGTCGGAAGGAGACGATGCCGTATGTATCCAATCCGCCTGCTAAGTCGCGCGCTTCATAAATAACAACGTCAAATCCTTTACGCGCCAATTCGCGTGCCGCTGACAGACCGGCAGGACCGCCGCCCACCACCGCAACTTTATATCCAGTACTTCGTCCAGGCTTGAACAATTCTGCCTTGCTTTCAATCGCCCAGTCGGTTGCATAACGCTGCAACAATCCAATCTGAATCGGAGCGGAAGCGTCATTCAACACACATGCACCTTCGCACAATTCCTCGGTCGGACAGACGCGTGCACAGCTAGCACCGACTGGATTCGAGTCCATAATCGTTGTAGCGGCTCCACGCAGATTGTCGGTCGCGATTCGTTTAATAAAAGAAGGAATATTGATGCTGGTTGGGCATGCCTTAATACAAGGCGCATCATAGCAGTAGAGACAGCGATTCGATTCTTCCATCGCTCCCTTACGCGACAGTCCAGGCTCAGCCTCGGCAAAGTTATGCATAAACATATCTGGCGAAAATGTAGTCAATGGTGAAGAATGATTCATCGGTCAGCCTCCCTGTCTATCCTGCAAAATAAAAACAAGTAATGTAAACTAAAATAACATAAAATAATAAAATTCAAATAAATAGTCAAAAAATCCATCACAATATATCTCTTTATATCCTATAATGAATCCATACAACTATATAACTGTTCTTATAAGTTATATATACTAACATATAATATACAAACTATAGTCAATTGCTGGTTTTATTACACTAGACAGACTGTCTAATTTCAAAAGTCTATTTTTTGACGGGTACCGGAAGGCGGGAAGTGAACCATTCAAACCGATGGGGGGAGCATACAATGAATGGACATCGCATGTTTACAATGGAGGATGCGCTGCAACGACCGTTGTTTACCGAGGCGCAGGTAGTAGGAGGGACAAATGGGCTGTACCGAGCGATCCGCTGGGTGCATGTGCTGGAAAGCGCTAATTTTGAAAGCCTCATTCATGGCGAAGAGATGATCTTGACGACAGGGCTGGGCTTTCATACCGATACGGAATCCGCATTATCCTTCATGCACAGCTTAATTCAGAAAAAGGCGGCATGTCTCTGTATTGAATTAGGTGATTATTTTACTTCCATTCCAGTAGAGATGATGGAGCTGGCGGATCAGCATGATTTTCCGCTGATTGTATTCACAAAGACGGTCCGCTTTGTGGATATTACGCTCGATCTGCATTCGCTCATTATCAATCGTCATCACCGGATGCTACAGGAATTGGAAAGTATTTCGCGTGAGTTCAACCGATTAACCCTCAGCTCGCAAGGCACTGGCAAAGTACTACACCTCCTGCACAAGAGTACGGAGCATCAGCTTGTTTATCTACAGCTGGATGGCAAGCCATTATTTTATCCAGCACTTGCACCAGAACGGCAGCAGGAGTTGCTAGAGCAGTTTGCGCAATTTAATGAGGGGATGGACGGTGTACCGCATGATGCTGCTCCCTATTTCCGCCAGTTGGATACACGTACGCTGGTACTCAAGCCGGTAGGCGCGCTGGATCAGACATGGGCGTACATTATGATGGTCTGCCCGCATCGTCCACAGGAATATGATTGTCTGCTGCTGGATTCGGCTGCACTATCGATTGCGCAGGAGCTGCTACGTACTCGTTATATGGAAGAACGCCGTCTCTTTTCGGAGAATCTATGGGTTGAGGAATTGATCAACGGGCGATTGGAAGATGAGAATCGGCTCAAAGGTCTGGTCGGACCTGATTTTAATCTGATGAACGAATGGCACTACCGCGTCTGCCTAATTGAGATTGAGAATCCGCAGGATGTACGCTGGAATAGCTCGGAAAATGAATGGGAATCGATCACCTTTCACCTGTCCATCGTGCTGCGTTCTATTCTGGAAAAGTATCTATTTCATCCACTGATCACGTTGAAAAATAACCGACTTACTGTTATTGCGCTGGATCGCCAATCGCGTTTGCCATCCAAGCCGCGTCTAGAGCAGGCGTTGCACGCCTTACAACATATTCGCTCTGACGATAAGCTGAAAGATCTCAATCTAATCATCGGCGTCAGCAAAATCGGCAAATCATTAAAAAACGCCTCCACCAGCTATCAGGAAGCGGTGCAGGCGTTGTATATGCATTCATGCTCACAGCATTCGTTGCTTTTTTATGAAGAACTGGGTGTGTACCAATTGCTGCTCAGTTTGAACGATGGCAAAATGCTGCAAACGTTCGTCCGCAATTATCTCGGTCCGCTGATCGATCACGACGAATCCAGAGGCAGCGAATTGCTGCTGACGCTGCGCGTCTATCTGGATCACGACGGCTCCAAGCAAATCGCCGCCCAGAAGCTGTTCATCGTGCGCCAATCTCTATACTATCGGCTAGATAAAATAACCGAGCTGCTGGGCGAGGATTTTATGTCACCAGAAAATCGAATCTCCATTCAAGTAGCGCTGCGCGCCTATCAACTGCTGTACCCAGAAAAGCTGGCGCTGCCTAATGTTCACTCATCACATGTTTGAAGGTAGCAATCAGGAAGTCCAGATCGGCATCGGTAGATGATAGCGGCGGGGCAAAGGTCAGTATATTATTGAAGCCAGCGACCGTATCGCCATTTTTGCCGATGAGCAATCCGCGCCGTTTGCAGCCAGCAATGATGCTTTTGACCATATCGAGCGAAGCAGGCTGGCGCGTTTCCTTATCGGCAACCAACTCGACGCCGCTCATCAGGCCGAAGCTGCGCACATCGCCGACAAGTGGGTGCTCCAGCAGCTGAGATAATTCCTGGTGCAGACGTTGTCCTAGCACGCGAGATCGTTCGATTAACTGCTCGTCTTCCATCAATTGCAGATTGCGCAGCGCCAGTGCACATGCCGCTGGATTGCCGCCGAATGTATTGATATGGCGGAAGTGCGAATACTCATCCGACGAATCCTTGAACGCCTCATAAATATCTTTGCGTACCGCAGTCGCCGATAACGGCAAATATCCGCTTGTTAATCCTTTGGCCATCGTAACGATATCCGGCTTAATGCCGAAGTTATGATGGCCGAACTTTTGCCCAGAGCGCCCGAATCCGCAGATTACCTCGTCGATAATGAGCAGCACACCATGCTTGCGACAAATCTCTTGTACCTTATCGGTATAGACGCGATGCGGCACGATAACCCCACCACCGGTAATGGCAGGCTCCATAATGACCGCGCCAATCGTCTCTGCGCCTTCCCAGACGATCAT
Protein-coding regions in this window:
- the preA gene encoding NAD-dependent dihydropyrimidine dehydrogenase subunit PreA, yielding MADLSIDLAGIRSPNPFWLASAPPTNTGYQVQRAFEAGWGGAVWKTLGDPIINTSSRFAAVSFNGQRVAGFNNIELITDRPLDVNLKEIYETKKRFPNHAIIASLMVEPNQEKWHEIVKRVEDVGVDGLELNFGCPHGMAERGMGAASGQQPDLVEKQTYWAKEVATTPVIVKLTPNITDITVVARHAVRGGADAISMINTINSLAGVDIHTWNTIPHVGGQGAHGGYCGPAVKPIALNMVAECARNPEINVPISGIGGIGTWQDVVEFMLMGSTGIQVCTAAMHHGFRIVEDMIDGLSNYLDEKGLASVSELVGRSVQKYSNWGDLNLNYQVVARINQDNCINCNKCHIACEDSSHQCIDMLTNAEGKSIVQVREEDCVGCNLCSIVCPVDDAIDMVAVDSGLPPMTWNERQRTIASLNDSHTVEVM
- a CDS encoding NAD(P)-dependent oxidoreductase produces the protein MNHSSPLTTFSPDMFMHNFAEAEPGLSRKGAMEESNRCLYCYDAPCIKACPTSINIPSFIKRIATDNLRGAATTIMDSNPVGASCARVCPTEELCEGACVLNDASAPIQIGLLQRYATDWAIESKAELFKPGRSTGYKVAVVGGGPAGLSAARELARKGFDVVIYEARDLAGGLDTYGIVSFRLPQSISLWEVEQVQKLGVEIKTGMRVGTDISADELLEQYDAVVLAAGMGYVPPIGIEGEQLDGVYDAIKLVEQTKTGLPSVNLIGQQVAVIGAGNTAIDAATCSVRLGAANVKMIYRRTREEMTAYDFEYEFAKQEGVEFRWLTLPKRIVGDESGKVTHLECVQMTLTGETGKDGRLVPMPVAGSEFLLPVDAVVTAIGQERQKGLIEQFGLHHTWGVVEVDDVTYQTSNPKVYAAGDIIFGAGRGEAMVVSAAQQGKDAAHAIVRQLLPQQDHVIGSAV
- a CDS encoding PucR family transcriptional regulator, translating into MNGHRMFTMEDALQRPLFTEAQVVGGTNGLYRAIRWVHVLESANFESLIHGEEMILTTGLGFHTDTESALSFMHSLIQKKAACLCIELGDYFTSIPVEMMELADQHDFPLIVFTKTVRFVDITLDLHSLIINRHHRMLQELESISREFNRLTLSSQGTGKVLHLLHKSTEHQLVYLQLDGKPLFYPALAPERQQELLEQFAQFNEGMDGVPHDAAPYFRQLDTRTLVLKPVGALDQTWAYIMMVCPHRPQEYDCLLLDSAALSIAQELLRTRYMEERRLFSENLWVEELINGRLEDENRLKGLVGPDFNLMNEWHYRVCLIEIENPQDVRWNSSENEWESITFHLSIVLRSILEKYLFHPLITLKNNRLTVIALDRQSRLPSKPRLEQALHALQHIRSDDKLKDLNLIIGVSKIGKSLKNASTSYQEAVQALYMHSCSQHSLLFYEELGVYQLLLSLNDGKMLQTFVRNYLGPLIDHDESRGSELLLTLRVYLDHDGSKQIAAQKLFIVRQSLYYRLDKITELLGEDFMSPENRISIQVALRAYQLLYPEKLALPNVHSSHV
- a CDS encoding aspartate aminotransferase family protein; its protein translation is MIKSETAHELALQKDRQYLWHNITPYNEAAPPMIAESGQGSWVTDMNGQRYLDGMSGLWCVNVGYGRKELAEAAYEQMLQLPYFPLTQSHLPAIKLAEKLNEWLEGDYVIFFSNSGSEANEAAFKMVRQYYQQIGQPYRHKFISRYRGYHGNSFGALSATGQAQRKYKYEPLAGGFLHVAPPDSYRRPVGQSVEEFNLQCAQAIEDMIVWEGAETIGAVIMEPAITGGGVIVPHRVYTDKVQEICRKHGVLLIIDEVICGFGRSGQKFGHHNFGIKPDIVTMAKGLTSGYLPLSATAVRKDIYEAFKDSSDEYSHFRHINTFGGNPAACALALRNLQLMEDEQLIERSRVLGQRLHQELSQLLEHPLVGDVRSFGLMSGVELVADKETRQPASLDMVKSIIAGCKRRGLLIGKNGDTVAGFNNILTFAPPLSSTDADLDFLIATFKHVMSEH